GAAGCAGGGTGCCAAGGGCGCTGCGGGCCCAGGCGCGAGGAACGAAGATCTTCTTGGGGCTCAATGCGGCTCCGAGAGAATGAGGGGCGGCGGATGCTGCCAGACGCGGAGGGTTGTCGTCCCTCCGGGCAGGCAGGAAAAACACCCGGCCGCTCACCCTATTCCACGGGAAGGCCCCCCGCTCGCACCTTCCGCGCGGAGGGCCCTCTCGGAGCGTGCGCTATGGCGCCGGCTGGCCCAGCACCGGCGCGGGCACCGGCGCTTGAGGCGCGGCCGGCGGGGGCACGGGCGGCGGAGGCGCCACCGTGACGTCCAGTGCCAGCACCTCCAAATCGTGGAAACCCTTGGCGCTCACCTCCCCGCCCCGGAACACCGCCCAGCCCGGCATGCCGCGGTGGAACGTGCGCGTCATGTGCCAGAGCTGGAGTCCGCTGTTGGCCAGGTACAGGTAGAGCGACCGCTTCGGATTCCACGGGTTCGGCAGCGCCACGGCCAGACCGTCATCCGAGCGCCCGTACGTCTTGCCCTGCCAGCGGAAGTAGCGCCGCCCCAGCTCCACGGGCAGCTTCTTCTCCTCCATCAGCCGGGCGATGAGCGCGTGGTCCTCCGCGCCGCCGAAGAGGACGAGGTCCCGGTCCGCCAGCTCCGCGTCCGTCACCTCGGCATCCGGCTTGATGGGCAGCAGGTACTCCACGAACGCGTCCGCCAGCACCTCGCGGTACCCCAGCGCCAGCGTGCGCATGGACTCCGTCTGGCGCGCCGTGCCATGGACGAGCAGCAGGCGCTCCCAGGCGTCGAGCTGGTTCGACAGCGTCTGGAAGCGCTCACGCGGCACCGGGATGTCGTTGGCCGCGTTGAACACCACGCGGACGGGGGCCTCGGCGGTGCGGAAGGTGAACGTCTCGGTGGGGCCCTTCACCTCCACGCGCTCCAAGGTGGCGCCCTTCGCCGTGCGGACCTCCACCAGGGTGACGAAGTGCCAGAGGCGCGCGGGCGGCTGCTCCACCTTCAGCGTCACCTCGTAGCCGTCCTTCACTTGCGCGGCGGTGGCGCGGATGCGCGGCTGCGGCAACCCCGTCTGCTCCACCCACTGCGCGACGAAGGGCCCCACGTCGCGACCGGTGGCCTCCAGCACGGCCCGCTTGAAGTCCGCCGTGGTGACGTCCTTGTTCGCGTAGCGACCGTGCAGGAAGTTCATCGCCTTGGAGAACCCCGCGTTGCCCAGCAGCAGCCGGAGCTGGTGCAACAGGAAGGTGCCCCGGATGCGCGGGAGCTGGTAGGCGCCGTAGCGGCCGAAGTCCGTCTTCGCGGTGGCGGGCACCACCTCCGCCTCGCGCGAGGTGGTGAAGAGATAGCGCGCGTTGAGGTCCGCCAGGGCGTTGCGCTGATACTCGAAGGCCTTCTCCGACGTCCCCCCGCCCGCGGGCAGGTCCTTCAGCAGTTTCCAGTACGCGGCGGTGCCGCTGATGAGCCAGTTGTCCCCGTCCGTCTTGGGGAACAGGGTGTTGGCCCAGAGCAGGCTCCGGTCGAAGACGAAGACGTCCTTCACCTTGGCGGTGTCGCGCGTGAGCGAGACGGGCTCCGTGGGCGGCTTCCACGTCTTGTGCGCCAGCTTGAGCTTGTCCGCCACGACGATGGGGCTGAAGGCCGTGTAGCCCAGGGACAGGTGCGGCGTGGCGCCGGGCAGGTCGGGAATCCACCGGCCGCCCACCATCTTCTCGCGCAGCGTCGTCTTCCCGTAGTGCGCCAGGAACATCAGCTTCTGGGCCATCTCGGACGTGGTCACCTTGCCGTCGCACGCGTGCGGCCGGTTGATGGGGCTGGAGGCCATCATCCGGATGGCGGCGTCCAGGTCGAAGCCCTTCTTGCCGTATTTCGCGTAGTACTCCTGGAAGGCGATGTCGCGGTTCCAGGTGTTGAAGGCCAGGTCCACCGGGGCGTTGTCCGGGTTGGGCACGTACTCCTTGCGCACCTCCAGGTCCCGGTTGTTGTTGTTGGCCCAGATGAAGTCCTTCAGGTTGCCAGGCGTATCGGCCGCCGCGCCCTTCCCGCCGGTGCGCCACAGGCGCGTCTTCTTCGTCCCGAGGAGGAGGCACGCGCCCTCGTCCGTCTTCATGTCCGCGAGCGTCCAGTCGTTCGTGTAGAGGCCGTTGTTGCCGTCCTTCATGATGCGGGCCACGTC
This genomic window from Myxococcus hansupus contains:
- a CDS encoding C45 family autoproteolytic acyltransferase/hydolase, whose protein sequence is MSDSRMTSKLLGALLLSVGTLAAAPSQAAAPAPPPASTPVLVPNGTFEVAGGTGSLPAFWKAQGQGKVSSSTAAKSEGKRGLAIENPVGGAETTVESDVMKLQVGQLYRLSAWVRTQGVQTDPQARYPTAHGACLSMKSFPFTNCSPAPATAAGGRASVLFFATQSSDRVQLHLGRNGKATGTAWFDDVRVEKVDDITAYIPMETVRWAGKGFRYDEGGWIFVHIEGEPYERGHQFGQLAPQEIVRYIEKLGIEKDKTDANKGWNHQRLLADALFLRKYDAEYLEEMKGIADGANKAGAKFKDRDLDLLDIVTLNSAVDAGQLAEANRATATPLTGRTFLKAEEEAERAGKGDHCSSFVATKSATTDGRAIMGQIFMWGGYTGVHWDVMLDVQPTKGHRFVMQTFPGGIHSGSDWYVNASGLVIGETTVGQSPFDMNGTPQSNRIRKAAQYASSIDDVARIMKDGNNGLYTNDWTLADMKTDEGACLLLGTKKTRLWRTGGKGAAADTPGNLKDFIWANNNNRDLEVRKEYVPNPDNAPVDLAFNTWNRDIAFQEYYAKYGKKGFDLDAAIRMMASSPINRPHACDGKVTTSEMAQKLMFLAHYGKTTLREKMVGGRWIPDLPGATPHLSLGYTAFSPIVVADKLKLAHKTWKPPTEPVSLTRDTAKVKDVFVFDRSLLWANTLFPKTDGDNWLISGTAAYWKLLKDLPAGGGTSEKAFEYQRNALADLNARYLFTTSREAEVVPATAKTDFGRYGAYQLPRIRGTFLLHQLRLLLGNAGFSKAMNFLHGRYANKDVTTADFKRAVLEATGRDVGPFVAQWVEQTGLPQPRIRATAAQVKDGYEVTLKVEQPPARLWHFVTLVEVRTAKGATLERVEVKGPTETFTFRTAEAPVRVVFNAANDIPVPRERFQTLSNQLDAWERLLLVHGTARQTESMRTLALGYREVLADAFVEYLLPIKPDAEVTDAELADRDLVLFGGAEDHALIARLMEEKKLPVELGRRYFRWQGKTYGRSDDGLAVALPNPWNPKRSLYLYLANSGLQLWHMTRTFHRGMPGWAVFRGGEVSAKGFHDLEVLALDVTVAPPPPVPPPAAPQAPVPAPVLGQPAP